The following are encoded together in the Carassius auratus strain Wakin chromosome 34, ASM336829v1, whole genome shotgun sequence genome:
- the LOC113053279 gene encoding uncharacterized protein LOC113053279, translated as MARAEIHDLTQRKDSLIDELDMVHRELKHSYSLQREQKEETHSTEFPLASEPQRVSQELRAGKGGESLLFKMSPASLHEPLSAVGEGKPFQKVRVTSHGHITPKELDKLARNIPTFNPDPAGGHDIHAYLQDIDFHLQTVTNVTTWDKLYLLRITSSREVRSFLDRQPETVKMDYQQLRKALVREFSDPESDQGLVTAMDLKQGRLETPPNFYNRLRRAYFGARNEPGMEEDVNFRTLFLRNLHPTVSHHLGVLACPRSMSTQQLRDLAHKAYTKQKTVSEKTVKHPTICSVSESHSELTLEGAQQHPSYTPINRESRPFQASRGQRGRGGGARPKHQNDRSGISWDRPRPSHNQKGGATWEAGRRPRTSQPPASRTPSPGRREGEHSRRDAWKLKAEPTSKKESAATSEAAELLRILREFLQQKPHKEDKKDKPDTA; from the coding sequence ATGGCCCGAGCTGAAATCCACGACCTTACACAGCGTAAAGACTCTCTAATAGATGAACTTGACATGGTTCACAGAGAACTGAAACATTCTTATAGCCTGCAACgtgaacagaaagaggaaacacactccacagagtttcccctggccagtgaaccccagcgtgtcagccaagaacttcgagctggaaaagggggtgaaaGCCTGCTTTTCAAAATGTCACCAGCCAGCCTCCACGAACCCCTGTCAGCAGTGGGGGAAGGAAAACCCTTCCAGAAAGTCCGGGTCACCAGCCACGGACACATAACTCCAAAAGAACTGGACAAGCTGGCTAGAAACATCCCTACGTTCaacccagatcctgcaggaggccacgacattcacgcttatttacaagatatagactttcacttgcaaactgtcaccaacgtaACCACTTGGGACAAATTGTACCTGCTCAGAATTACGTCCAGTCGTGAGGTACGCAGTTTCTTAgaccgtcaaccagagactgtcaaaatggactaccagcaactgcgaaaagctttggtgcgtgaattctctgatccagaatcagaccaaGGGCTAGTAACCGCAATGGACCTCAAGCAAGGTCGACTTGAAACCCCACCAAATTTCTACAACCGACTGCGACGTGCCTACTTCGGAGCGAGGAATGAACCAGGCATGGAGGAAGACGTCAACTTCCGAACTTTGTTTCTGCGAAACCTCCATCCTACTGTCAGCCACCATTTGGGAGTGTTAGCGTGCCCGCGTAGCATGTCAACGCAACAGTTACGTGATTTAGCACATAAGGCCTACACCAAACAAAAGACTGtgtcagaaaagactgtaaaGCACCCAACTATTTGCTCTGTCTCTGAGTCCCATTCAGAGTTGACCCTAGAGGGCGCCCAACAGCACCCAAGTTATACACCCATCAACCGAGAGTCaagaccgttccaagccagcagagggcagcgcgGTCGCGGTGGTGGTGCCCGTCCGAAGCACCAGAACGACCGCTCTGGAATATCCTGGGACCGGCCTCGCCCCTCCCATAACCAAAAGGGGGGGGCCACCTGGGAAGCCGGCCGGCGACCCAGAACTAGCCAACCTCCAGCCTCCAGAACACCAAGCCCAGGGAGGCGGGAGGGGGAACACTCTCGACGTGATGCTTGGAAACTCAAGGCTGAGCCCACATCTAAAAAGGAAAGTGCAGCCACATCCGAAGCTGCAGAACTTCTGAGAATactgagagagttccttcaacagaaacctcacaaggaggacaagaaggATAAACCAGACACCGCATGA